From one Pseudactinotalea sp. HY158 genomic stretch:
- a CDS encoding UTP--glucose-1-phosphate uridylyltransferase, with amino-acid sequence MSQIRKVVIPVAGLGTRFLPATKAVPKEMLPVVDTPAIQYVVEEAVAAGLTDVLMITGRNKGAIEDHFDDVAELTAALEAKGDADRIARVRRSTELADVHFVRQGAPLGLGHAVGRAREHVGGEAFAVQLGDDLIDSANPLLPDMIATQEHLGGSVIALMEVPREQISLYGSAVVEPADPVPGTTFPVHRVTGLVEKPAPEEAPSTLAAIGRYVLHPAVFDVLDRTAPGHGGEIQLTDALATLAGMPASEGGGVHGVVFSGKRYDTGDRLDYLKAVVQLALERPDLGPPLREWLAEHLAE; translated from the coding sequence ATGAGCCAGATACGTAAGGTCGTCATCCCCGTGGCGGGCCTGGGCACCCGATTCCTGCCGGCCACCAAGGCGGTTCCCAAGGAGATGCTCCCGGTGGTCGACACCCCCGCCATCCAGTACGTGGTGGAGGAGGCGGTGGCCGCCGGTCTGACGGACGTGCTCATGATCACCGGCCGCAACAAGGGTGCGATCGAGGATCACTTCGACGACGTCGCCGAACTCACCGCCGCGCTCGAGGCGAAGGGCGACGCGGATCGGATCGCCCGCGTGCGCCGCTCCACCGAGCTCGCCGACGTGCACTTCGTGCGCCAGGGGGCCCCGCTCGGGCTCGGCCACGCGGTCGGGCGGGCCCGCGAGCACGTCGGGGGGGAGGCCTTCGCCGTGCAGCTCGGCGACGACCTGATCGACTCGGCGAATCCGCTGCTGCCCGACATGATCGCCACCCAGGAGCACCTCGGCGGCTCGGTCATCGCCCTCATGGAGGTGCCGCGCGAACAGATCTCCCTCTACGGCAGCGCGGTGGTGGAACCGGCCGACCCGGTTCCCGGAACGACGTTCCCGGTGCACCGGGTGACGGGCCTGGTGGAGAAGCCGGCGCCCGAGGAGGCGCCCTCGACCCTCGCCGCGATCGGGCGCTACGTGCTCCACCCGGCCGTCTTCGACGTGCTCGACCGCACCGCCCCGGGCCACGGCGGGGAGATCCAGCTGACCGACGCCCTCGCCACCCTCGCGGGCATGCCGGCCTCGGAGGGCGGCGGCGTCCACGGCGTCGTGTTCTCCGGAAAGCGGTACGACACGGGCGACCGGCTCGACTACCTCAAGGCCGTCGTCCAGCTCGCCCTCGAGCGGCCCGACCTCGGCCCGCCGCTGCGGGAGTGGCTCGCCGAACACCTCGCCGAATGA
- a CDS encoding 5-formyltetrahydrofolate cyclo-ligase: MWTPQGSVVIGDDIEIEDAKSLIRSEIRQHRGERSPRERSGAGEAIAAHVAELLTRIGPIGTVAAFAARPSEPDTGPVFDLLHEAGVQVMLPMLGPGLSRDWAFYRRGDTLGEQAPGRPPAPSGPGLGETAISRADLVLAPALSVDARGARLGQGGGWYDRALRYVRPGVRVYAVLFDDELSEPELPTAEHDRPVDGVITPAGVHELGDD, from the coding sequence ATGTGGACGCCCCAAGGCTCGGTTGTCATCGGTGACGACATCGAGATCGAAGACGCCAAGTCGCTCATCCGTTCCGAGATCCGTCAGCACCGCGGGGAGCGCAGCCCCCGCGAGCGCTCCGGCGCCGGGGAGGCGATCGCCGCCCACGTCGCCGAGCTGCTCACGCGAATCGGCCCGATCGGGACCGTCGCCGCATTCGCGGCCCGGCCCTCCGAACCGGACACCGGCCCGGTGTTCGACCTCCTCCACGAGGCCGGAGTGCAGGTGATGCTTCCGATGCTCGGACCGGGCCTGAGCCGCGACTGGGCGTTCTACCGGCGGGGTGACACCCTGGGCGAGCAGGCCCCCGGGCGCCCGCCGGCGCCGTCCGGACCCGGACTGGGCGAGACCGCGATCAGCCGCGCCGACCTCGTGCTCGCCCCCGCCCTCTCGGTCGACGCCCGCGGCGCGCGCCTCGGCCAGGGCGGCGGCTGGTACGACCGGGCGCTGCGCTACGTGCGTCCGGGGGTGCGCGTGTATGCCGTGCTCTTCGACGACGAGCTGAGCGAGCCCGAACTGCCCACGGCCGAGCACGACCGGCCCGTCGACGGCGTCATCACCCCCGCGGGAGTGCACGAACTCGGCGACGACTGA